Proteins from a single region of Verrucosispora sp. NA02020:
- a CDS encoding PaaI family thioesterase has protein sequence MEFPDVSSGFAGLLGLEFTEISGDRVTIRWRVRPELHQPYGLQHGGVYCAVVETAASVGGGVWLGDRGQVVGVSNQTDFLRAVRDGELTAVGTPVHRGRSQQLWQVEITDADGRLVARGQVRLQNLYPNA, from the coding sequence GTGGAGTTCCCGGACGTGTCGAGCGGCTTCGCCGGACTGCTCGGGCTGGAGTTCACCGAGATCAGCGGTGACCGGGTGACGATTCGCTGGCGGGTACGCCCGGAGTTGCACCAGCCGTACGGGCTCCAGCACGGCGGGGTCTACTGCGCGGTGGTGGAGACGGCGGCCAGCGTGGGCGGCGGTGTGTGGCTGGGTGACCGGGGGCAGGTCGTCGGCGTGTCCAACCAGACGGACTTCCTGCGGGCGGTGCGCGACGGCGAGTTGACCGCGGTGGGCACCCCGGTGCACCGGGGACGCAGCCAGCAGCTCTGGCAGGTGGAGATCACCGACGCGGATGGCCGGCTGGTGGCCCGCGGCCAGGTACGCCTGCAGAACCTCTACCCGAACGCCTGA
- the tyrS gene encoding tyrosine--tRNA ligase, whose amino-acid sequence MTESSLPPPRRDSLTDDLRWRGLIQDSTDPDELRGLLDGSGAAFYVGFDPTAPSLHAGHLMQVTTARRLQLAGHRPLLLVGGATGQIGDPKESAERTLNAPEVVAGWVSRIRDQLAPFVSYSGDNAAELVNNLDWTGEMSVVEFLRDVGKHFPVNKMLAREVVRARLESGISFTEFSYQLLQANDFFELHRRHGCQLQFGGSDQWGNITAGVDYVRRRGLGPVQAFTTPLVTRSDGTKFGKTEGGAVWLDPEMTSPYAFYQFWINVDDRDIGRYLRYFSFRSREELEALEKESAERPAGRAAQRALAEELTTLVHGEREMAQVVAASQALFGRGSLADLTPVTLRAALAEAGLVRLDHLPDVATLLKESGLVPSMKEARRVITEGGAYLNNERVTAVDAVPTAQDLLHGRYLVLRRGKRSFAGVEVAS is encoded by the coding sequence GTGACCGAGAGCAGCCTCCCGCCGCCCCGGCGGGACTCCCTGACCGATGACCTGCGGTGGCGCGGCCTGATCCAGGACTCCACCGACCCCGACGAGCTGCGTGGGCTGCTCGACGGCAGCGGGGCCGCGTTCTATGTCGGCTTCGACCCGACCGCGCCGAGCCTGCACGCCGGCCACCTCATGCAGGTCACCACCGCCCGCCGTCTCCAGCTCGCCGGGCACCGACCGCTCCTGCTGGTCGGCGGCGCGACCGGGCAGATCGGTGACCCGAAGGAGAGCGCGGAGCGGACGCTCAACGCCCCCGAGGTGGTGGCCGGATGGGTGAGCCGCATCCGCGACCAGCTCGCCCCGTTCGTCTCGTACTCCGGGGACAACGCCGCCGAACTGGTCAACAACCTGGACTGGACCGGCGAGATGTCGGTGGTCGAGTTCCTCCGCGACGTCGGCAAGCACTTCCCGGTCAACAAGATGCTGGCTCGCGAGGTGGTGCGGGCCCGGCTGGAGAGCGGGATCAGCTTCACCGAGTTCAGCTACCAACTCCTGCAGGCCAACGACTTCTTCGAGCTGCACCGCCGGCACGGCTGCCAGCTCCAGTTCGGCGGCTCGGACCAGTGGGGCAACATCACCGCGGGCGTGGACTACGTACGCCGTCGCGGGCTCGGCCCGGTCCAGGCCTTCACCACTCCACTGGTCACCAGGTCGGACGGCACGAAGTTCGGCAAGACCGAGGGCGGCGCGGTCTGGCTCGACCCGGAGATGACCAGCCCGTACGCCTTCTACCAGTTCTGGATCAACGTCGACGACCGGGACATCGGCCGTTACCTGCGCTACTTCAGCTTCCGCTCCCGGGAGGAGCTGGAGGCGTTGGAGAAGGAGAGTGCGGAGCGCCCGGCGGGTCGGGCGGCACAACGGGCCCTGGCCGAGGAGTTGACCACCCTGGTCCACGGCGAACGCGAGATGGCGCAGGTGGTCGCCGCCAGCCAGGCGTTGTTCGGGCGGGGCTCGCTGGCCGACCTGACGCCGGTGACGCTGCGCGCCGCGCTCGCCGAGGCCGGCCTGGTACGCCTCGACCACCTACCGGACGTGGCCACCCTGCTCAAGGAGTCCGGCCTGGTGCCGAGCATGAAGGAGGCCCGTCGGGTGATCACCGAGGGTGGTGCCTACCTCAACAACGAGCGGGTGACCGCGGTCGACGCCGTACCCACGGCGCAGGACCTGTTGCACGGGCGGTACCTGGTGCTGCGACGGGGCAAGCGCTCGTTCGCCGGCGTCGAAGTGGCGAGCTGA